In the genome of Paenibacillus sp. FSL R5-0766, one region contains:
- a CDS encoding class I SAM-dependent methyltransferase, with translation MNESIIRDLIKYMDVEDNAAIQYIQTEHRMKLGLFWGIQEGSRVLEIGCGQGDTTAVLAHLVGEHGYVHGVDIAPEDYGTPLTVGEAAAKLRRSPLGDRIRMDYDFDILSDQAQFSENEFDVIVLSHCSWYLKSFDELAQILSKVRVWGHQLCFAEWDARVTDVSQLSHWLSVLIQSQVECYKENSFSNVRTLFTPEDIQELVSAAGWKIKEETSIYSPELQDGHWETEMTLAEAPVELKLLPIPDKVKTLLLSELKLLKTLHVSGPGSPLGTYAIVAKKK, from the coding sequence ATGAATGAATCTATCATCAGGGACCTTATTAAGTATATGGACGTGGAGGACAACGCCGCCATTCAATACATTCAGACAGAGCATCGGATGAAACTGGGACTCTTTTGGGGGATACAGGAAGGTAGCCGGGTTCTGGAAATCGGGTGTGGTCAGGGAGATACAACGGCCGTGCTTGCACATCTGGTGGGGGAGCACGGGTACGTTCATGGTGTTGATATTGCACCAGAGGATTATGGTACACCGCTGACCGTAGGCGAAGCGGCAGCCAAGCTGCGGAGATCTCCACTGGGTGATCGGATTCGAATGGATTATGATTTCGACATTCTAAGTGATCAAGCCCAATTCTCTGAGAATGAGTTTGATGTGATTGTGCTATCCCATTGTTCTTGGTACTTGAAATCATTTGACGAACTCGCCCAGATTCTTAGCAAGGTTAGGGTGTGGGGACATCAGTTATGTTTTGCCGAATGGGATGCACGAGTTACAGATGTGAGCCAGCTCTCACATTGGTTATCCGTTCTGATTCAGTCTCAGGTCGAATGTTACAAGGAGAACAGCTTCTCCAATGTGCGCACGCTTTTTACACCGGAAGATATCCAAGAGCTTGTCTCTGCAGCAGGCTGGAAGATTAAGGAAGAGACTTCGATCTATTCTCCCGAGCTACAGGACGGTCACTGGGAAACCGAAATGACACTGGCAGAAGCGCCTGTGGAACTGAAACTGCTTCCGATCCCGGACAAAGTAAAAACACTTCTTCTTTCCGAACTGAAATTACTTAAGACACTTCATGTCTCGGGGCCTGGGAGCCCACTGGGAACGTATGCGATTGTTGCCAAAAAGAAGTAA
- the galU gene encoding UTP--glucose-1-phosphate uridylyltransferase GalU, with the protein MQIKKAVIPAAGLGTRFLPATKAQPKEMLPIVDKPAIQYIVEEAVQSGIENILIVTGRNKKSIEDHFDKSVELEHSLYAKGKQSLLEEVQAISEMANIHFIRQKEPLGLGHAIGCARQFVGDDAFAVLLGDDIMVSDPPALAQMVHLYEKTGNQIIGVRQVDAANVSKYGIIDSKGAEDRVHRVTNLVEKPSLAEAPSLTAVMGRYILKPSIFPILDQIERGAGGEYQLTDALKEVSQVEELLALELEGRRYDIGDQFGYIQAILEIGLMRKELQPMLTPYLQKLATQWA; encoded by the coding sequence ATGCAAATTAAAAAAGCAGTTATTCCGGCAGCGGGTCTCGGAACCCGTTTCCTGCCAGCGACCAAAGCACAGCCCAAAGAGATGTTACCGATTGTAGACAAACCGGCCATCCAATACATTGTTGAAGAAGCAGTGCAATCAGGCATTGAGAATATCCTCATTGTGACTGGACGCAACAAAAAATCCATAGAGGACCATTTTGATAAATCGGTTGAACTTGAACACTCTTTATATGCCAAGGGCAAACAGTCTTTACTGGAAGAGGTGCAGGCCATCAGCGAGATGGCAAATATTCATTTTATTCGTCAAAAAGAACCGCTGGGTCTGGGGCATGCCATTGGGTGTGCACGGCAATTTGTAGGAGATGATGCCTTCGCTGTATTGCTGGGAGATGACATTATGGTGTCTGATCCGCCTGCACTTGCACAGATGGTCCATCTCTATGAAAAGACAGGCAACCAGATCATTGGTGTCCGTCAGGTAGACGCGGCAAATGTGAGCAAATATGGCATCATTGATTCGAAGGGTGCAGAGGACCGGGTTCACCGGGTCACCAATCTGGTCGAAAAACCTTCTCTTGCGGAAGCGCCATCCCTTACAGCAGTAATGGGACGATACATATTGAAACCTTCTATCTTTCCCATTCTGGATCAGATCGAGAGAGGGGCTGGAGGGGAATATCAGTTAACGGATGCCTTGAAAGAAGTGAGTCAGGTGGAGGAACTGTTGGCCCTTGAACTGGAGGGGCGCCGCTACGATATTGGTGATCAATTCGGATATATTCAGGCGATCTTGGAGATCGGACTGATGCGCAAGGAATTACAGCCCATGCTGACACCCTATCTTCAGAAGCTTGCAACCCAGTGGGCATAG